A genomic region of Streptomyces sp. NBC_00247 contains the following coding sequences:
- the paaB gene encoding 1,2-phenylacetyl-CoA epoxidase subunit PaaB yields MSGSTDWPLWEVFVRSRRGLSHTHAGSLHAPDATMALRNARDLYTRRAEGVSIWVVPSTSITASSPDEKDSFFEPAADKPYRHPTFYEIPEGVRHL; encoded by the coding sequence ATGAGCGGCTCGACCGACTGGCCCCTGTGGGAGGTGTTCGTCCGCTCCCGCCGAGGGCTCTCCCACACCCACGCGGGCAGCCTGCACGCCCCCGACGCCACCATGGCCCTGCGCAACGCGCGCGACCTCTACACCCGCCGCGCGGAGGGCGTCTCGATCTGGGTGGTGCCCTCCACCTCGATCACCGCCTCCTCCCCCGACGAGAAGGACTCCTTCTTCGAACCGGCCGCCGACAAGCCCTACCGCCACCCCACCTTCTACGAGATCCCGGAAGGAGTGCGGCACCTGTGA
- a CDS encoding 2Fe-2S iron-sulfur cluster-binding protein, whose translation MFHPLRVGAVERITDDAVAVTFDVPAALRETFRHVPGQHLNVRYETAGGEEIRRSYSLCSPAAVAPDPPVLRVGIRLVDGGTFSTYALKELAVGDRVEAMAPSGRFTLEPRPGLFAAVVGGSGITPVLSIAATLLAREPLARFCLVRGDRTVASTMFLDEVADLKDRYPERFHLVTALSREEQAAGLPAGRLDQERLTSLLPALLPVTDVAGWFLCGPYGLVRGARRALRAMDVDRGRIHQEIFHVADATPPATETTSPDATLPGGAPGVEVPPEATLTATLHGRSGSWPVENGDSLLETVLRRRADAPYACKGGVCGTCRAFLVRGEVRMDRNYALEPEETEAGFVLACQSHPLTPEVAIDFDR comes from the coding sequence ATGTTCCATCCGCTCCGGGTCGGCGCCGTCGAACGCATCACGGACGACGCGGTGGCCGTGACGTTCGACGTTCCGGCCGCCCTGCGGGAAACCTTCCGCCACGTCCCGGGCCAGCACCTCAACGTCCGCTACGAAACAGCGGGCGGCGAGGAGATCCGGCGGTCCTACTCGCTCTGCTCCCCCGCCGCGGTCGCACCGGACCCGCCGGTGCTCCGGGTCGGCATCCGTCTGGTGGACGGTGGCACCTTCTCGACGTACGCGCTCAAAGAACTCGCGGTCGGCGACCGGGTGGAGGCGATGGCGCCGTCCGGCCGCTTCACGCTGGAGCCCCGGCCGGGCCTCTTCGCGGCGGTGGTCGGCGGCAGCGGCATCACCCCGGTCCTGTCGATCGCCGCGACCCTGCTCGCACGCGAACCCCTGGCCCGGTTCTGCCTCGTGCGGGGAGACCGGACGGTGGCGTCGACGATGTTCCTCGACGAGGTGGCGGACCTCAAGGACCGCTACCCGGAACGCTTCCACCTCGTCACCGCGCTCTCCCGGGAGGAACAGGCGGCGGGGCTGCCCGCCGGACGGCTCGACCAGGAGCGGCTGACTTCGCTGCTGCCCGCCCTGCTGCCGGTGACGGACGTGGCCGGGTGGTTCCTCTGCGGGCCGTACGGACTGGTGCGGGGCGCCCGACGGGCCTTGCGTGCGATGGACGTCGACCGCGGTCGTATCCACCAGGAGATCTTCCACGTGGCGGACGCCACGCCCCCGGCCACGGAGACGACGTCCCCGGACGCGACCCTCCCCGGGGGCGCCCCCGGGGTGGAGGTCCCCCCGGAGGCCACGCTGACCGCGACCCTGCACGGCCGCTCGGGCAGCTGGCCGGTCGAGAACGGCGACTCCCTCCTGGAGACGGTGCTCCGGAGGCGTGCGGACGCTCCGTACGCCTGTAAGGGCGGTGTCTGCGGCACCTGTCGTGCTTTCCTCGTCCGGGGCGAGGTACGGATGGACCGGAACTACGCCCTGGAGCCGGAGGAGACCGAGGCGGGGTTCGTCCTGGCCTGCCAGTCGCACCCGCTCACCCCCGAGGTGGCCATCGAC
- the paaD gene encoding 1,2-phenylacetyl-CoA epoxidase subunit PaaD, with product MVTTTPLEEELRRIAGAVPDPELPVVTLEELGVLRDVRMDGPDRVTVTLTPTYTGCPAVETMAHDIEEALRDHGMTGVSVITTLAPPWSTDDITAQGRRKLAASGIAPPRPSRAPDGAVPLTLAVRCPHCGSTRTELLSRFSSTACKALRRCDDCREPFDHFKEL from the coding sequence ATGGTGACCACGACCCCGCTGGAGGAAGAACTGCGCCGGATCGCCGGAGCCGTACCGGACCCGGAGCTTCCGGTGGTGACCCTCGAAGAACTCGGCGTCCTGCGCGACGTGCGGATGGACGGACCCGACCGCGTCACCGTCACCCTCACCCCGACCTACACCGGCTGCCCCGCCGTGGAAACCATGGCCCACGACATCGAAGAGGCCCTCCGGGACCACGGCATGACCGGGGTATCGGTGATCACCACGCTGGCACCGCCGTGGTCCACGGACGACATCACGGCGCAGGGCCGCCGCAAACTCGCCGCGTCCGGCATCGCACCCCCGCGCCCCTCGCGGGCTCCGGACGGGGCGGTGCCGCTCACCCTCGCCGTGCGCTGCCCGCACTGCGGCTCGACCCGTACCGAACTGCTCAGCCGGTTCTCCTCCACCGCCTGCAAGGCGCTGCGCAGATGCGACGACTGCCGCGAACCCTTCGACCATTTCAAGGAGTTGTAG
- the paaA gene encoding 1,2-phenylacetyl-CoA epoxidase subunit PaaA — MATVAAGRQRADGADAAAAGEDGRAASFEATVAADERIEPRDWMPDAYRDSLVRQMAQHAHSEIIGMQPEANWITRAPSLRRKAILMAKVQDEAGHGLYLYSAAETLGTSRAALLDKLHAGRQRYSSIFNYPTLTWADVGAIGWLVDGAAITNQVPLCRCSYGPYARAMVRICKEESFHQRQGYELLLTLSRGTPAQHAMAQDAVDRWWWPSLMMFGPPDDESAHSAQSMAWKIKRHSNDELRQRFVDICVPQAEALGLTLPDPGLRWNEARGRHDFGAIDWTEFQEVLRGNGPCNDERLTQRRHAHEEGAWVRDAAAAYAAKEERRAPRHHAGPHPPPSSAGAGPAAHAPTTPARNANAEATA, encoded by the coding sequence ATGGCGACAGTGGCCGCAGGACGGCAGAGAGCGGACGGCGCGGACGCCGCCGCAGCGGGGGAGGACGGCCGCGCGGCATCGTTCGAGGCCACGGTGGCCGCGGACGAGCGGATCGAGCCCCGCGACTGGATGCCGGACGCGTACCGGGACTCCCTGGTCCGCCAGATGGCCCAGCACGCGCACTCCGAGATCATCGGCATGCAGCCCGAGGCCAACTGGATCACCCGGGCCCCTTCCCTCCGCCGCAAGGCCATCCTGATGGCCAAGGTGCAGGACGAGGCGGGCCACGGCCTGTACCTCTACAGCGCGGCCGAGACGCTGGGCACCAGCCGGGCCGCGCTGCTCGACAAGCTCCACGCCGGCCGTCAGCGCTACTCCTCGATCTTCAACTACCCCACCCTGACCTGGGCGGACGTGGGCGCGATCGGCTGGCTGGTGGACGGCGCCGCCATCACCAACCAGGTGCCGCTGTGCCGCTGCTCGTACGGCCCGTACGCCCGCGCGATGGTCCGTATCTGCAAGGAGGAGTCCTTCCACCAGCGCCAGGGGTACGAACTCCTGCTGACGCTGAGCCGTGGCACACCGGCCCAGCACGCGATGGCGCAGGACGCGGTGGACCGCTGGTGGTGGCCGTCGCTGATGATGTTCGGCCCGCCGGACGACGAGTCCGCGCACTCCGCGCAGTCGATGGCCTGGAAGATCAAGCGGCACTCCAACGACGAACTCCGCCAGCGCTTCGTGGACATCTGCGTCCCGCAGGCCGAGGCTCTCGGCCTCACCCTCCCCGACCCCGGTCTCCGGTGGAACGAAGCCCGGGGCCGGCACGACTTCGGCGCCATCGACTGGACCGAGTTCCAGGAGGTGCTCCGGGGCAACGGCCCGTGCAACGACGAGCGGCTCACCCAGCGCCGTCACGCCCACGAAGAGGGCGCCTGGGTCCGTGACGCCGCGGCCGCGTACGCGGCGAAGGAGGAGCGACGCGCGCCCCGGCACCACGCGGGCCCGCACCCCCCGCCCTCCTCGGCCGGAGCGGGCCCGGCGGCACACGCACCCACCACCCCGGCCCGGAACGCGAACGCGGAGGCGACGGCATGA
- the paaC gene encoding 1,2-phenylacetyl-CoA epoxidase subunit PaaC yields the protein MAGALALGDDALVLSHRLGEWAGHAPVLEEEVALANIALDLLGQARVLLSLVGDEDELAYLREERAFRNTQLVEQESGDFARTIARQLYFSVYQRLLYERLAAGRSDFQALAAKAVKEVAYHQDHAEQWTLRLGDGTEESHRRMGEGLDGLWKFTGELLQPVEGVDVDWQALGDDWLATVTDVVERATLVLPSGPRSGAWKAGAGRQGLHTEPFGRMIAEMQHLHRSHPGASW from the coding sequence CTGGCCGGCGCCCTCGCACTGGGCGACGACGCGCTCGTGCTGTCGCACCGGCTGGGGGAGTGGGCCGGGCACGCGCCGGTGCTGGAGGAGGAGGTCGCCCTCGCCAACATCGCGCTGGACCTGCTCGGCCAGGCCCGCGTGCTCCTCTCCCTCGTCGGCGACGAGGACGAACTCGCCTACCTCCGCGAGGAACGCGCCTTCCGCAACACCCAGTTGGTCGAGCAGGAGAGCGGCGACTTCGCCCGCACCATCGCCCGCCAGCTCTACTTCTCCGTCTACCAACGCCTGCTGTACGAGCGGCTGGCGGCCGGCCGGAGCGATTTCCAGGCCCTGGCCGCGAAGGCGGTCAAGGAAGTCGCCTACCACCAGGACCACGCCGAGCAGTGGACGCTGCGCCTCGGCGACGGCACCGAGGAGAGCCACCGGCGGATGGGCGAAGGCCTCGACGGGCTCTGGAAGTTCACCGGCGAACTCCTCCAGCCCGTCGAGGGCGTGGACGTCGACTGGCAGGCCCTCGGCGACGACTGGCTCGCCACGGTCACGGACGTGGTGGAGCGGGCCACCCTCGTGCTGCCCAGCGGCCCGAGGAGCGGCGCGTGGAAGGCGGGAGCCGGCCGCCAGGGACTGCACACCGAACCCTTCGGACGGATGATCGCCGAGATGCAGCACCTCCACCGCAGCCACCCGGGGGCGTCATGGTGA